The genomic DNA AGCACCATGTTGCTTGGCTTTGCATCAAGCCATGTTAATGCCCACGGATTTTTAGAAAGTCCTAAAGCACGTCAGGCGATTTGTAATGCTGATGGTGGTTATTGGTGGCCTGATGATGGCAGTGGTATTCCAAATCTAGCTTGTCGAGCAGCATTTGTTGAATCAGGACATGTACAGTTTGTACAAGATATTGAGTTTTCGGCTAATACGGCTGATTACACTAACATTGCCGCAGTAAAACAAAGTGTACCCGATGGGGCATTGTGTGCCGCAGGAGATAGTGCAAAACGAGGTATGGATTTGCCTTCGCCGCATTGGCAACGCAGTGATGTTATTCCAAATGCGAATGGCGATATTTTAGTTCGCTTTTTAGCAAGCACGCCACATAACCCTAGCTTCTGGGAATTTTACCTAACAAAGCCAGGCTTCGATGGGGCAACGCAAGTTTTAACTTGGAATGACTTAGAGTTAGTTGCTGAATACGGCAACCTCGATTTTGTTATTGATGCAAACAATGATCGTTATTACGAAATGAGTGTCTCAATTCCTGCTGGTCGCAGCGGTGATGCAATCTTGTATACGCGTTGGCAGCGTGAGGATGCCGGTGGTGAAGGTTTTTATAACTGTAGCGATATTACTATTGTAACCGACGCTGGACCAACAGATTCAACAAACTGGTCTGCACTCAGTTACTTTGTTCGCCAAGGGCAAGACGCTGTTGTCGGTGGCAATGTTTCTGCACGTTTGTTTGACGAAGCAGGGCAAGAGTTAGTGACTCAACAAATGCAAATAACCAGCGAAAATCAAGCGAATTGGCAGCAAACCTTTGCTGAGTTACTCAATCTTAATTACAGTCACCTGTTGCAAGTTGGTGTTCAAGGTAGTGATGGCAGTATTGCCTTTAATGCCAACGATGTACTAACAAATCAAGTGTTTGCAACCAATGCAAACTACAGCTTTGCATTAAGTGTACAAGCTGCACCTGAAAACACAGCCCCCATTGTTCATCAACCCGATGATTTACAAGTTAATGAAAATAGCAGTACGAAAGTGCATTTGCATGCCTTTGATGATCAACAAAGCGCATTAACTTATAGCTGGAATATACCTGCACCACTGAGTTTTACAGGCACTGGAGCTGATATCACCATCGTCGCGCCAGAGGTTAATAGCGATACTAGCTACACAGTGACAGCGTCGGTATCAGACGGTGAATTAACCACTCAAACACGTTTTGTTGTGAATGTGCTAGACACCAACACAACACCTACCGAACCAAGCGTACCTACGTGGGATAGCACGCGCCAATATAACACCGGCGATCAAGTCAGTTTTGGCGGTGGAATTTACAGTGCCAAGTGGTGGAATCAAGGTGCACAGCCTGACAGCAGTGATGCATGGCAGCTTGAAGCGGGTACAGCATCTGAACAATGGACGAGTGGCAAAGCCTATCAGGGCAGTGCCGAAGTAACCTATCAAGGAAAGCGCTATCGCGCACAATGGTGGACTCAAGGTGATGTACCGAGTGAAAGCCAAGTATGGACAGAAATCTAAAGTTTTGTAGTTCAAACTTTTCAATACAGCGTAAAGCTTAATAAAAATAGAGAAAGAGAGAATCATGAATATAAAACAACTAAGCGCAGCCATTGGTGTTGCATTATTCGCAAGTGCAGCAAGTGCTGTTCCTTCAACCCCTGTTCTTAATTGGGAGCCACAAGAATACTCATTTGTTGAGGTGAATTTAGAAGGGACAGGATCATATAAAAGCCTTGTGAATCGTGTTGAACAAGTGACCATTAATGTACAGTGGAATGCATGGAGTGGTGATGGTGGCGACAGTTATAAAGTGTATTTTGACAATATGCTGGTAAACGAAGGCACGCTTGCAGCGGGTACTAAAAGTGGTGTAATTAGTTTCCCTTATAATAAAGCCGGTCGTCATACTATGTATGTCGAGCTTTGTGAAGGCGGCACGACTTGTGCGCGCAGTGAAGGCAAACCAATTGTTATTGCTGATACCGACGGCGCACATTTAGCTCCATTGCCTATGGATTATGATCCAAACAATAAAAATATTGGTACAAAGCAAGGATTAGTCACTGGTGCTTACTTTGTTGAATGGGGCATTTACGGTCGTGATTTCGATGTAACGAATATTCCTGCCCAAAACTTAACGCACATTTTATATGGCTTTATTCCAATTTGTGGTCCGAATGACTCACTGACCGGTGGACCTAAAAATGCGTTAAATACCGCTTGTGCTGGTTCGCAGGATTTTGAAGTGGTTATTCATGATCCATGGGCTGCTGTTCAAAAAGCACTTCCGGGTGTTGATGCTAATGATCCAATCCGTGGTACATATTCACAGTTAATGGCGCTAAAACAGCGTTATCCTGATTTAAAAATCTTACCATCAGTGGGTGGTTGGACGTTATCAGACCCATTCGCGTATTTCACTAACAAGGCAAATCGTGACACCTTCGTCGCCTCGATGAAAGAGTTCTTAAAAACGTGGAAATTCTACGATGGTGTTGATATTGACTGGGAATTCCCAGGTGGTGACGGCGCAAACCCTAATTTAGGTGATCCTGTCGCTGATGGTCCTGCATATGTTGCATTGATGCAAGAGCTTCGCATCATGCTTGATGAGCTAGAAGCTGAAACTGGCCGTCAATATGAGCTTACTTCTGCAATTGGTGCTGGCTACGATAAAATTGAAGATGTTGATTATCAAGCCGCGAGCCAGTACATGGATTATATCTTTGCCATGACGTATGACTTCTATGGTGCGTGGAGTGGTGTAACAGGTCACCAAACAGCACTTTATTGTGGTACGCATTTCCGCCCAGGCCAATGTGATGGTACGGGTGTAGATGCTGGTGGTGTTCCTTATAAAGGCCCTGCTTACACAACCGATAACGCAATTCAATTACTGCTTGCGCAAAATGTTCCATCGAAGAAAATTGTTGTTGGTACAGCAATGTATGGCCGTGGTTGGGAAGGTGTTTACCCTGCGGGCACAACCATTGATGGTAATCCAATGACTGCAACAGGATCGGGTCCATTAAAAGGCAGTAACGCACAAGGTGTGTGGGAAGATGGTGTAATCGATTATAAAGGCATTAAAGCACACATGATTGGTGCATCGGGTACGGGTATAAACGGCTTTGAAGTTGGTTATGATGAACAAGCAAAAGGCGCGTATGTTTGGAATCGTTCTACCGGTAAACTCATCACATATGATAGCCCTGCATCAGTTATCGCAAAAGGTAACTATGTTAACCAACATAACCTAGGTGGTTTATTTGCATGGGAAATTGATGCGGATAACGGTGATATCCTAAATGCAATGCATGAAGGTTTAGGTGGTACCGTGACTGAGCCGACTAACAATGCACCTGTTGTCTCTGTGTCAGGTTCAGTTACAGTGAATGCGGGTGAAACTGTCTCAGTCAGTGCATCAGCAACAGATGCTGATAACGACCCTCTAAGCTTTAGCTGGACTGCTGATAATGCACTTACAGTTTCGGGATCAAACTCAAATACGCTTGCGATTACAGCACCATCGGTCACTGTTGATACGCGATATATTGCAACAGTGACAGTATCTGATGGCAAAGCAAGTGTAAGCCGTAACGTGACAGTCAATGTCGTTGCGCCTGGTACAGGTGGAAACTCAGCGCCTGTTGTTTCAGCTATTACTGACAAAACAGTTGCAGAAGAGGCAAGCGTAGCCGTCTCAGTTTCTGCAACAGATGCAGATAACGATGCCCTTACTTATAATTGGACTGTACCTGCAGGCCTGACGTTAGTAGGTTCTGGTGCAAATGTGAGTTTGCAGGCAGCTAGTGTTACTGCTGATACAACCTACCCTGTATCGGTTGAGGTAAGCGATGGTCAAGCAGTTACATCAGTCAGCTTCAACGTGACAGTGACAGACTCAGGTACGACTAATCCTCCTGGTAATACAACATGGGATGAAGCTGCCATTTATGTGGGTGGTGATACTGTGATGTATAACGGTGTTTTATATACTGCTAAATGGTGGACACAAGGTGATCGTCCAGATCTAGGTGGCGTATGGGAAGCAAGTTCACAGCCTACAGATGCAAATGGTGGTGTAATTTGGCAAGCAGCAGGCACTTATAACAGCGGCGACCAAGTGACTCACCAAGGTACTCAATACGAAGCGAAGTGGTGGACTCAAGGAGACGAGCCAGGCAGTGCTGATGTATGGAAAGCACTTTAAGTGTTTTTTAGCCACATTTGAATGCGTTTCATGATAATGTGATTTCCCTCTAAAGCAGCCGTAAGGCTGCTTTTTTCATACTTGGACGTTTATTTTGGCCTTTTACTTACTATCAACCATACTTTGATAATGATTAACCATAGCTGCTGATAAGTATATTGATGAAGTTAAAAGTGTGTATTCTGCTTTGTTCGATTTTGCTTTTTACAAAAGCGCTTGGTTGTGAACGCACGTTAAAGGTTGGAATATCTCAGCAATGGGCACCTTATGTGCTTATTCGTGATAAAACGTTTTCTGGTATTGATATCCAGATCACTGAGTTTGTATTAAGTAAATCTGGGTTTTGCACACAATTTGTTTTACTCCCGTCTTCAAAGCGTGGCTTTGCTGAGCTGCGCTCAGGTAAAGTCGACTTACTTCCCGCTGCAAGTTTTAGTGAGGAGCGTGCTCAATTTAGCTACTTTTCAGAGCCTTATAGAAGAGAGGTGATGCGATTATTTTGGTATCCAAAAAAAGAGTATGCGGCACTTAGCCTAAAAGGATTATTACTCAAAGGTCAGGTTATTTTAATTAATAGTGGTAGCTACTACGGTGAAGAGTTTACAACGCTTAGCCGAATCAAAATGTTTAAAAATCAAATTATGGCGGTACCTAAATTGCAACAACGTTTAGGTATGTTATTAGCAAAAAGAGTCGACTTTTTTATAGATGACGAGCTTGCAGGTCTTTACCTTATAGAGTCCCTTAACTTAAAGGGAATTGAGCTTCATGATTATATTATTAACGATAATTGGGTGTCGTTTATGCTCAGCAAAACAACCTTAACAGAGTCTGAGCGTACTAGAATAAACAACACCATCATTGCACACCAACAAACCATTACAGGCTTGATAGCTGAGCATATTAAAAGCTTTAGCCAAGACGAGTAACACGCAGCTTTATACGCCCAGCATTTGCCCCATAAAAGCGATCAAGATCGTTTGCAAATGGGCAAAACTCACCTGATTTTGCTATACGGATATCGGCACCTTCTGCGATTTCGAAAAGGTGTTCATCGTTGTTATCAATTGCGCCAATGAGTGCAAACCATTGTGCGTGCGCTAAACGTCGAAATGGCTCGAGTAATGCCATTGGAATTTCTTTCACGCCCAGTTGTATATTATCGCGATGCCAGCCGCCTGGGCCGCAACTAATACCGTCGTCATACCAAATTTGATCAGGGTAAGGCGTAAAACGATAGGTGCCACCTTGCTCTAACATAACACCCGTGTGATTGTATTTTTCAGAACCATACACTAAAACATCCTTGCTTTGACCAATACTAAGCACAGTCATATTTTGCTTATCAAGCGCAATATGTTGGCATAACCCCTTAAATTTTAGCAGGTTGCCATCGTTATAAAGTACGTTATAGGTTAGGCTTTTAAGTGACTCAGGACGATAGCTTGTTAAGCGGTTGATCCTATGTGCGACAGTATGGTGAATAGTTGGCGGGTGGTCGCTTTGTTCGTTTTCAATAAGTACACAACATTCACGATCAACGAGTTTGAATAACGGATTGAACCAAAAATAGTTTTGTTGATGACTGAGTGCTAGTGGGTCGGGCGTAACGGTGACATCGTCTTGTGCAATTAAGTTTCGATGCTCTTGTGGAAGTAACGTGTTGTAGTTGATGTCTGCGCTGGTTAAAAGGTTTAGTGCAACTGTTTGTTCAATTAACCACTCAATTGCATATCGTAGGCAAATGTCGGCTAAACCGTCACGATAGTAACCACCGCCTACATCGGAATGGGCACCAGCAAACCAAATTTCTTCAACATGGGGCGCTTTATTAATAAGCGTTGGTTCAAAAGCTCTGCGTTTTTCATCAAGTGCAACACAATGAAGGGCGGCTTTAATATTTGTCGCTAATGTATAGTTTTCAAAAATCACATGCTCAGCGCCACGGGTTGCTTTTGTAACTTTAGAAAACCCTATTGATGCAACAGTATCAAATACACATAAGTAAACATCATCACTAATAAGTGGCTCAAGGCATTTAGCAAAACGCCGTGCTAACGCTGCGCCACGACTAAACCCCGTGAGCAGTACTTTATCGCCAACAGTGTAATAGCTTTTAAAGTCATTAATGGCGCGATTTAAGATACTGGCAACATCATCTCCTCTAGGTGCTAAAGCTTGATTGAAAAGGCGTTTAAAACGACTGCCTTGTGTGCCTATACCTTGATAATAAAAACTAATTTGATTAGGGAATGGTGTTTCTGGCTCACTATTTAGTGCGCCGCCAAATAATAAGTGAAGTTTAAGTATGTTAGAGATACTGGCATCTTCTTTGAAATGTGCTGCGCTAAATTGCTCTGCATCACGGGGTTCGCTGCCAGTGCCATCAAAGTTGAAAATCAGCGTTTTAGGGGTCATAGCGTCATTCCTTTAG from Pseudoalteromonas sp. N1230-9 includes the following:
- a CDS encoding lytic polysaccharide monooxygenase, which gives rise to MKIIKSKALSLSAVASTMLLGFASSHVNAHGFLESPKARQAICNADGGYWWPDDGSGIPNLACRAAFVESGHVQFVQDIEFSANTADYTNIAAVKQSVPDGALCAAGDSAKRGMDLPSPHWQRSDVIPNANGDILVRFLASTPHNPSFWEFYLTKPGFDGATQVLTWNDLELVAEYGNLDFVIDANNDRYYEMSVSIPAGRSGDAILYTRWQREDAGGEGFYNCSDITIVTDAGPTDSTNWSALSYFVRQGQDAVVGGNVSARLFDEAGQELVTQQMQITSENQANWQQTFAELLNLNYSHLLQVGVQGSDGSIAFNANDVLTNQVFATNANYSFALSVQAAPENTAPIVHQPDDLQVNENSSTKVHLHAFDDQQSALTYSWNIPAPLSFTGTGADITIVAPEVNSDTSYTVTASVSDGELTTQTRFVVNVLDTNTTPTEPSVPTWDSTRQYNTGDQVSFGGGIYSAKWWNQGAQPDSSDAWQLEAGTASEQWTSGKAYQGSAEVTYQGKRYRAQWWTQGDVPSESQVWTEI
- a CDS encoding glycosyl hydrolase family 18 protein; its protein translation is MNIKQLSAAIGVALFASAASAVPSTPVLNWEPQEYSFVEVNLEGTGSYKSLVNRVEQVTINVQWNAWSGDGGDSYKVYFDNMLVNEGTLAAGTKSGVISFPYNKAGRHTMYVELCEGGTTCARSEGKPIVIADTDGAHLAPLPMDYDPNNKNIGTKQGLVTGAYFVEWGIYGRDFDVTNIPAQNLTHILYGFIPICGPNDSLTGGPKNALNTACAGSQDFEVVIHDPWAAVQKALPGVDANDPIRGTYSQLMALKQRYPDLKILPSVGGWTLSDPFAYFTNKANRDTFVASMKEFLKTWKFYDGVDIDWEFPGGDGANPNLGDPVADGPAYVALMQELRIMLDELEAETGRQYELTSAIGAGYDKIEDVDYQAASQYMDYIFAMTYDFYGAWSGVTGHQTALYCGTHFRPGQCDGTGVDAGGVPYKGPAYTTDNAIQLLLAQNVPSKKIVVGTAMYGRGWEGVYPAGTTIDGNPMTATGSGPLKGSNAQGVWEDGVIDYKGIKAHMIGASGTGINGFEVGYDEQAKGAYVWNRSTGKLITYDSPASVIAKGNYVNQHNLGGLFAWEIDADNGDILNAMHEGLGGTVTEPTNNAPVVSVSGSVTVNAGETVSVSASATDADNDPLSFSWTADNALTVSGSNSNTLAITAPSVTVDTRYIATVTVSDGKASVSRNVTVNVVAPGTGGNSAPVVSAITDKTVAEEASVAVSVSATDADNDALTYNWTVPAGLTLVGSGANVSLQAASVTADTTYPVSVEVSDGQAVTSVSFNVTVTDSGTTNPPGNTTWDEAAIYVGGDTVMYNGVLYTAKWWTQGDRPDLGGVWEASSQPTDANGGVIWQAAGTYNSGDQVTHQGTQYEAKWWTQGDEPGSADVWKAL
- a CDS encoding substrate-binding periplasmic protein; translated protein: MKLKVCILLCSILLFTKALGCERTLKVGISQQWAPYVLIRDKTFSGIDIQITEFVLSKSGFCTQFVLLPSSKRGFAELRSGKVDLLPAASFSEERAQFSYFSEPYRREVMRLFWYPKKEYAALSLKGLLLKGQVILINSGSYYGEEFTTLSRIKMFKNQIMAVPKLQQRLGMLLAKRVDFFIDDELAGLYLIESLNLKGIELHDYIINDNWVSFMLSKTTLTESERTRINNTIIAHQQTITGLIAEHIKSFSQDE
- a CDS encoding phospholipase effector Tle1 domain-containing protein; protein product: MTPKTLIFNFDGTGSEPRDAEQFSAAHFKEDASISNILKLHLLFGGALNSEPETPFPNQISFYYQGIGTQGSRFKRLFNQALAPRGDDVASILNRAINDFKSYYTVGDKVLLTGFSRGAALARRFAKCLEPLISDDVYLCVFDTVASIGFSKVTKATRGAEHVIFENYTLATNIKAALHCVALDEKRRAFEPTLINKAPHVEEIWFAGAHSDVGGGYYRDGLADICLRYAIEWLIEQTVALNLLTSADINYNTLLPQEHRNLIAQDDVTVTPDPLALSHQQNYFWFNPLFKLVDRECCVLIENEQSDHPPTIHHTVAHRINRLTSYRPESLKSLTYNVLYNDGNLLKFKGLCQHIALDKQNMTVLSIGQSKDVLVYGSEKYNHTGVMLEQGGTYRFTPYPDQIWYDDGISCGPGGWHRDNIQLGVKEIPMALLEPFRRLAHAQWFALIGAIDNNDEHLFEIAEGADIRIAKSGEFCPFANDLDRFYGANAGRIKLRVTRLG